The Curtobacterium poinsettiae DNA segment TGGTTCGGCGTCGCCTTGCTGGGCGTGACCGTGATGCCCTTCGGCGGTGCCGGCACGAAGTCCGCACTCATCGGACCCGAGCGGGCCGAGGGCTTCGAGTCACCGATCGCGTTGGTCGCGACGACCTGGAACCGGTACGACGCCTTCGGATCGAGTCCGGTGATCGTGCACACCGTCGCGGTCCCGCAGTTCTTCGAGACGCCGTTGGTCCCGACGACGCGGTAGCCCGTGATCGGCGAGTTGTTCCCCTGCGGTGTCGACCAGGTGAGCGTGACCTGACCGCCGTCGTAGGAGCCGGTGCGGGTGGGCGCTCCAGGAGCGTCCGGGACGTCCTGCACCGAGATGGTGACGTCGCCCCAGACGTACCGGTCGGGGTCGTTCGTCGCGTCCGCCACCTGGTACTGCAGGTGGGCGTCGCCGGGCTTCGCGGCGTCCGCGACCGAGACCTGCAAGCGCGTGCGGTCACCGCTCGGCGTCACGGTGACGCCGCTCGGCAGCCCGCCGGACAGACCCCGGATGTTCACGACGCGCAGCCGCTCTCCCGGGAACGGGTTGGTCGGCCGGTCGTTCGTGAGCACGTCGATGGTTGTGGTCGCTCCACGCTTGGTCACCGAGCGGTCGGCGCCTGGCTGGACCACGGGACGGGTGGAGGCGACGACGCCCACCGTGACGGTGCCGGCGCGACCGCTGTTGGCGTCGTCCGCGACACCGATCCCGATCGACGCGGTGGTGTTCTTCCTCGCGGTGTCGGCGACCGCGATCGTGAGCTGCTGCTTCGCGATCGACGCGGTCGTGCCGGCAGCGGGCCGGCCGACGATCGAGTACCGGAGTTCCGGCAGGTCCCGCGGGTACGGGTAGTCGGTCAGCTTCGTCAGGTCGATCTTGCGCGTCTCCCCCGGCTGCATCTCGAGCGAGGACCCCGTGAACGCCGGCGGCTGGTTCGACCGGGGCGTGACCGTGATCGGGAGCACGAGCGTGGCGACGCGGCCCTTGCCGCCGTTCGCGGACGACCCGTCGGTGACCTCGAACGAGATCGACGCCTTGCCGTAGTAGAGCTTCGCTGACGTGAACTGCAGCGTCGACGAGTCCACCACCAGGCTCTGCCCGTTGGCGTGGGTGGCCTTGACCGTGCCGCGGTCGGTGATCTTCGCGGTCTCGCCGTTCGCCGTCACGACGAAGTCCTGCAGCGGGATGCGGACGGTCGCCTCGCTCTTCACCGTGACCGCACCGGCGCTGCGGTTGATCTGGGGCAGGGCGTCGTCGAAGCCCGGCACGTTGATGAAGCCGTAGGAGACGATGTCCGGGTGATCGGTCCGGGCGACCGAGAACGGGATCACCTGCGAGTCGTCGGTCAACCGGACGGTGATGCGGCCGTCGTCGGTCGGCGTCGCCGTGTCACCGTAACCGGGGACGACCCCGACCCGGAGGTCGGCAGCGGTGCCCTCGGCGAAGAAGACGTTGTCGAGCACGTCGACCGTCACGCTCTGCCGGTGCAGGATGTCCTGCAGGTCGAGGGTCGTGTCGTCGACCTCGGGCCGGAGCGGCTGGGCGTCGGGGTCGACGGTCACCGTGAGGAAGGCCGTGCTCGATCCCCCGCTGCTGTTCGCGACCGTGTAGAGCACCGCGAAGTCACCGCTCGTCGCCGACTTCGGGGGCGTGACGCGGATCTGCTGCTTCTGGAGGACCTTCGCGGTGACGTCCTCGGCGGTCGGCTCGGCCTGCGATACGGTCAGCTGCCCACCTTCTGGGTCGGAGTCGTTCTGCAGGACGCGCACCGTCACCGACCCGCCGGGGCGGATCGTGACGTGGTCGGCCTCGGCCACCGGGTTCGAGGCCTGTTCGGCACGGGGTGCGATGCCGACCCGCACGGTGCCGGTGGCGCGGGCACCGAGGGCGTCGACGACGGTGTAGGTGAACTCGTCGGTGCCGGCCGAGTAGTCGCCCGCCTCGTAGGTGAGGGCGTCCGAGGCCACGTCGGTGACCGATCCCTTGTCGGGGTTGGACCCCACGCCGACCAGCTGGACGGAGTCGCCGTCCGGGTCGATCCCGTTCAGCGGCACGCTGACCCGCACCGACGACCCGGCGACGACGCGCGCGGTGACGGTCTGCGGGACCGGCGGGTTGTTCGTGGCGGCGTCGCGCTCGCGCACCGAGATCGACACCGCGGCGTCGGCGTACTGGCCGTCCGGCCCGGCGACGCGGTAGACGGCGGTGTGGTTGCCCGGCGTCTTCGGGGCGAGGTAGCGCAGGTGGTCGCCGGAGGCGAACAGCAGGCCGCCGTCGCCCGGCACGTTCTGCACCAGCTCGGGCTGGAGCGTCAACGGCTCGCCCTCGGGCTGGGTGTCGTTGCCGAGCACGTCGATGTTCGCGACGTCTCCGACGCGCACGGTGGCGGTGTCCGGCTGGGCGACCGGGGGCTGGATGCGGTCGGGCTTCGGGATCTCGACGACGGTGATCGTGCCCGGGGACGACGCCAGGCCGTTCGTCTCCGTGTACCCGAACGACACCGGACCGTCGAGCGGCGCCGTGAGCGTGACGCGGACCGTGTGCTGGTCGAGGATGCTCGCCTGCACACCGCTGCCCCGTGCGGGCCCGTCCAGCGCCGTCACGAGCAGCACACCACCCGCCGGGTCGATGTCGGTCGCGGTGACGTCCGTGTCCTTCGTGGACAGCGTGTTGACGAACACCGTCTTCGGCGTGGTGATCGGCGCCGTCGAGGCGTCCGGCGGCGCGAGGACGGTCACCCGGACGATGCCGCTCGAGGTCTTCACGCCGTCCGTCACCGTGTACTCGAGCTGGTGGTCGCCCGCCCGCTCCCCCTGCACCCGGAAGGTCCCTGCGTCGTAGCTCGGGGTGACCGTGAGCCCGGACGCCGACGACACGCTCGTCAGCGTCACGGTGCCGTTGCCACCGCGCACGTGGTCGAGCGGCTCGACCGTGAAGGCCTTGCCGGCGTAGCCGGACACGGGGAACGGATCGGCGCGCAGCGGGACGGTGCCCTGCTTGGCGACCCGTACCGTCACGGCTCCCCGTCCGTCGGCGCGTCCGTCGCTCACGACCAGCTGCACCGACCGCTCACCGGTGCGGCCGCTGTCGTTCCGGAAGTCGAGCAGGCCGTCCGGCGTGGTGGACACCCGGTCGCCGTCCGACGCGGTCGCCGACTCCAGGTACACCGGATCGCCGTCCGGGTCGACCCAGTCGCCGAGGACGTTCGAGACGACGTGCCCGTTCTGGACGACGTCGGCCGAAGTGTCGCGGACCTGTCGCGGGGCCTCGTTCTCGCTGTCGGGG contains these protein-coding regions:
- a CDS encoding Ig-like domain-containing protein; protein product: MIRALLAKHRSAAVTTGASVLVAAVVATTAIVSTGYHTQRVDLGDGTVWVPSAEYGAVGRANTGILQLNTAVETASDDLSVLQRGSTVYSVDETKGTVARVDVADATVGDAITLPAGTPQVFFAGDTAVIGNADTGELWATPASDLAEFDASAKADLTLGADTVFDASDGHVAVYSAKTGTASLVDVGATLTVAERWKVDMDRGDDFQVATFDRHLAVLDRTSGALSVDGRTVELGDRVGSSPALQRSSDSTAQVTVAGTAGLVRVSASGTVDATALQVSGRAARPYVDGSCTYAAWAGGQAIDTCDGSALQRLASTGGTSELQILHNGATVVANDPTSGRSWAIDRSGQLIDNWADLIKQDDDQQQEQVSDDDPEVDKDQKPPVAVDDELGARPGRTTSLPVLLNDYDPNGDPIIVSEVGTISKSAGRVAIVGDGQRLQVTLSSRATGTVTFPYTITDGNGGSDTATVRISVRPDSENEAPRQVRDTSADVVQNGHVVSNVLGDWVDPDGDPVYLESATASDGDRVSTTPDGLLDFRNDSGRTGERSVQLVVSDGRADGRGAVTVRVAKQGTVPLRADPFPVSGYAGKAFTVEPLDHVRGGNGTVTLTSVSSASGLTVTPSYDAGTFRVQGERAGDHQLEYTVTDGVKTSSGIVRVTVLAPPDASTAPITTPKTVFVNTLSTKDTDVTATDIDPAGGVLLVTALDGPARGSGVQASILDQHTVRVTLTAPLDGPVSFGYTETNGLASSPGTITVVEIPKPDRIQPPVAQPDTATVRVGDVANIDVLGNDTQPEGEPLTLQPELVQNVPGDGGLLFASGDHLRYLAPKTPGNHTAVYRVAGPDGQYADAAVSISVRERDAATNNPPVPQTVTARVVAGSSVRVSVPLNGIDPDGDSVQLVGVGSNPDKGSVTDVASDALTYEAGDYSAGTDEFTYTVVDALGARATGTVRVGIAPRAEQASNPVAEADHVTIRPGGSVTVRVLQNDSDPEGGQLTVSQAEPTAEDVTAKVLQKQQIRVTPPKSATSGDFAVLYTVANSSGGSSTAFLTVTVDPDAQPLRPEVDDTTLDLQDILHRQSVTVDVLDNVFFAEGTAADLRVGVVPGYGDTATPTDDGRITVRLTDDSQVIPFSVARTDHPDIVSYGFINVPGFDDALPQINRSAGAVTVKSEATVRIPLQDFVVTANGETAKITDRGTVKATHANGQSLVVDSSTLQFTSAKLYYGKASISFEVTDGSSANGGKGRVATLVLPITVTPRSNQPPAFTGSSLEMQPGETRKIDLTKLTDYPYPRDLPELRYSIVGRPAAGTTASIAKQQLTIAVADTARKNTTASIGIGVADDANSGRAGTVTVGVVASTRPVVQPGADRSVTKRGATTTIDVLTNDRPTNPFPGERLRVVNIRGLSGGLPSGVTVTPSGDRTRLQVSVADAAKPGDAHLQYQVADATNDPDRYVWGDVTISVQDVPDAPGAPTRTGSYDGGQVTLTWSTPQGNNSPITGYRVVGTNGVSKNCGTATVCTITGLDPKASYRFQVVATNAIGDSKPSARSGPMSADFVPAPPKGITVTPSKATPNQLDVKWGKVSAPNNGSAVDDYIVTIEGPGLSTTRHTGTATSTSFTGAQGAAQYKVTVSARNAADRNGTVVQWNSASATGSAVGTPGVPTLNASRDVSPGRTNVSLSAAESDWAGGGRTLTIVRYPPAANIPNGCSTTGSDKRWDGGSANDTLNSNGNFQYVALADNGLFCTPSRAASVQGFSAPGTASADIGVERFSEDDGTFAIRIRNPRAQPSPNGSIDHYAYSVNGGGLVSFGGNGAWVTGAAFGATVSVTVVACADGTSNFCGDGSTVGGLRPVQTRATLPDSVTAGTQLTVTAPPQNAGLQPTGYRVVFCASRYYQLCGEGTVYAPDALPTVEDAPLSRYVYVAAIVDGHEDPNPPSASIDAAPEPEQPAPEQPAPEPAPGG